A region from the Aquimarina sp. ERC-38 genome encodes:
- a CDS encoding IS1182 family transposase, with the protein MQGKKIYQEKLFSSFQLSDRVGKGNFYRRLKEALDLDYLYNLTSKFYGSSGQKSIDPVVFFKLCLVGYLENIISDRKLIDHCSMRLDILYFLGYDIDEELPWHSTISRTRQLFPESIFEEVFTKVLELCMEKGMVSGHTQAIDSAPVKANASMDSLELKVPNQDLDAHLAEVRHISERDKQTFRKAKQDKSSKDQRIITANEKELQGITSRNKRWSKDQDQRPGAGNKGSRYTSNKTHYSPTDPDARISVKPGKARKLNYLSQLSVDTNNHVITDIKAYHADGKDNQQLPDIVKRLQRRLWKQGMIWENCVADTGYSSGENYAFLESQGIKSFIPPHGTYKGGPDGFQYIETEDHYLCPKGNVIPFTKEFLDYRTKTRKKEYRASKKICTGCPLRKECLKSSQEKRITVTYYRAEYERNIARVNSKQGRYMKAKRQSTVEPVFGTLTQFMGLRKINTISIGQANKVMHLAAIAYNLKKYLKFTKKNPISKVGVYLVHNFSIKMPFKA; encoded by the coding sequence ATGCAAGGCAAGAAGATATATCAGGAGAAGTTGTTCAGTAGTTTCCAGCTTAGTGACCGTGTTGGCAAAGGTAATTTCTACCGCAGGCTCAAAGAGGCTTTGGACCTGGACTATTTATACAATCTTACTTCAAAGTTTTATGGTTCTAGCGGTCAAAAAAGTATTGATCCAGTTGTTTTCTTTAAGCTATGTTTGGTAGGTTATCTGGAGAATATCATAAGTGACCGCAAGCTTATTGATCACTGCAGTATGCGACTGGATATTCTTTATTTTTTAGGGTATGATATTGATGAAGAACTTCCTTGGCATTCGACTATCTCGAGAACACGTCAGTTATTTCCGGAGTCCATATTTGAAGAGGTCTTTACAAAAGTACTTGAGTTGTGTATGGAAAAAGGTATGGTCAGTGGTCACACCCAAGCTATTGACAGCGCCCCTGTTAAAGCTAATGCATCAATGGATAGTTTAGAGCTTAAAGTCCCAAACCAAGATCTGGATGCCCACCTGGCAGAAGTACGCCATATCAGTGAAAGGGATAAACAAACCTTCAGAAAAGCCAAGCAGGATAAATCCAGTAAAGACCAAAGAATCATTACTGCTAATGAGAAAGAACTGCAAGGAATCACTTCCAGGAACAAAAGATGGTCAAAAGATCAGGATCAGCGCCCGGGAGCTGGAAACAAAGGAAGTCGTTATACGAGCAATAAAACTCATTACAGTCCCACAGATCCGGATGCAAGGATCAGTGTTAAGCCAGGTAAGGCCAGAAAACTGAACTATTTAAGCCAACTCAGTGTAGATACAAACAACCACGTCATTACCGATATAAAAGCTTACCATGCAGACGGCAAGGATAACCAGCAACTACCTGATATTGTAAAGCGCTTACAAAGGCGGTTATGGAAGCAAGGTATGATTTGGGAAAACTGTGTAGCTGATACCGGTTATAGTAGTGGAGAGAACTATGCATTTTTGGAAAGTCAAGGTATAAAAAGTTTTATACCGCCTCACGGCACCTATAAGGGTGGTCCGGATGGTTTTCAGTATATAGAAACAGAAGATCATTATCTGTGTCCCAAAGGAAACGTAATCCCATTTACCAAAGAGTTTTTAGATTATAGAACCAAAACCAGAAAGAAGGAATACAGGGCCAGTAAAAAGATATGTACCGGTTGTCCACTGCGTAAAGAATGTCTAAAGAGCAGTCAGGAGAAACGAATAACGGTTACTTATTACCGGGCGGAATATGAGCGTAACATAGCTAGAGTAAACAGTAAACAGGGGCGCTATATGAAAGCCAAACGGCAGAGTACTGTGGAGCCGGTATTTGGGACTCTTACCCAATTTATGGGGCTTCGAAAAATTAATACCATTAGCATTGGACAGGCTAACAAAGTAATGCACTTGGCGGCTATTGCTTATAACTTAAAGAAATACCTGAAATTCACCAAGAAAAACCCAATAAGTAAAGTGGGAGTCTATTTAGTCCATAATTTTTCGATTAAAATGCCTTTTAAGGCATAA
- a CDS encoding CotH kinase family protein, with protein sequence MAELKIDGTTLDTIGVRYKGNSTFEFADVINKYAIKLDINEFVKGQKYDGINKINLNNNLLDPSGLRAKLSFDIMKRMNIISPRVAYAKVTVNGSYRGLYTMVEQIDKTFVKSSNFDPDNTGYLHKSFGFTVGDLSPSDNGRDLSDESLLLNIPLKTKKSTKNYQPIRNFVLAARNATDEEFANDINNTFDLDSFIKQQALNMILSDRDHYCTANVNFYMYQNPLDNKWYMIPWDYDLAFAAISGSLITEIANYPLFYKEYCYLTQRMMNIPSLKTKYREALCEIINTGMDSTWINNRITTLGNLIGAEIENDPYFWDISDYNFYLDNPYPINTPGTGLEGTVLSGIRDFVNKRYDQVVDDLAAYDFSCSLTLNVDDTSLELTNIDGIYPNPTNDFIYLKGNDIKVGDISIYSMLGQNMNISSIKRIDNNTTQIDLSTLSLGMYFIKTKTTTSKVYKN encoded by the coding sequence ATGGCTGAGCTAAAAATTGATGGTACTACGTTAGATACTATTGGTGTTAGATATAAAGGAAATTCTACTTTTGAATTTGCGGATGTTATAAATAAATATGCGATTAAATTGGATATTAATGAATTTGTAAAAGGTCAAAAGTATGATGGGATTAACAAAATTAATTTAAATAATAATTTATTAGATCCAAGTGGCTTAAGAGCTAAATTGTCTTTTGATATCATGAAGCGTATGAATATTATTTCCCCTAGAGTAGCTTATGCAAAAGTAACGGTAAATGGTAGCTATAGAGGTTTATATACCATGGTAGAACAAATTGATAAAACATTTGTAAAATCATCTAATTTTGATCCTGACAATACAGGATACTTACATAAATCTTTTGGGTTTACCGTTGGAGATCTTTCACCTTCAGATAATGGAAGAGACCTTTCTGACGAAAGTTTATTACTTAATATACCTCTAAAAACAAAAAAGTCAACTAAGAACTACCAACCTATTAGAAATTTTGTTCTGGCAGCGCGAAATGCAACTGATGAAGAATTTGCAAATGATATTAATAATACTTTCGACTTAGATTCATTTATCAAACAACAGGCGTTAAATATGATTTTAAGTGATAGAGATCATTATTGTACGGCAAATGTAAATTTTTATATGTATCAAAATCCATTAGATAACAAGTGGTATATGATTCCCTGGGATTATGATTTAGCATTTGCTGCTATAAGTGGTTCTTTAATTACTGAGATTGCAAACTATCCCCTATTTTATAAAGAATATTGTTATCTTACTCAAAGAATGATGAATATTCCAAGTTTAAAAACGAAATACAGAGAAGCATTATGTGAGATAATAAATACCGGAATGGATAGCACTTGGATAAATAATAGAATTACTACTCTTGGAAATTTAATAGGTGCAGAAATAGAGAATGACCCGTATTTTTGGGATATTTCTGACTATAATTTTTATTTAGATAATCCCTATCCTATAAATACTCCTGGAACAGGTTTAGAAGGGACAGTTTTAAGCGGAATAAGAGATTTTGTAAATAAGAGATATGACCAGGTGGTTGATGATTTAGCGGCATATGATTTTAGTTGTAGCTTAACTCTTAATGTAGATGATACTTCTTTAGAATTAACTAACATAGATGGCATATATCCAAATCCAACAAATGACTTCATATATCTGAAGGGAAACGATATAAAGGTAGGCGATATCAGTATTTATAGCATGTTAGGTCAAAACATGAATATTAGTAGTATTAAAAGAATTGATAATAATACCACACAGATAGATTTATCTACACTTAGTCTTGGGATGTATTTTATCAAAACAAAAACTACTACTAGTAAAGTATATAAAAACTAG